In Glycine max cultivar Williams 82 chromosome 4, Glycine_max_v4.0, whole genome shotgun sequence, the genomic stretch AGTTTAAATTTTATGCATTAGATGatattctataatttattttattaaattttattatagaataagaagaatgtgacggattttttttaaataactaatttaaaatttgaaattattaatttgatttcaaacaTAAATGTTACAGTTTTACAAGGAAAAAACATAAATGTTAcaggatattttttttaagaactgaatagaataacaatgaaaaaaaaagtagttcaaatgattgtttttttttttgtacatacgaaaagaaagaaaaaaaaataagaaaatttaactCATAAATATTACATTCCCAATTATTACTTTAACTTCGTCACAATAATCActtgtatttaattatttgatctaTTTCTTTATTTACTTTAACTTTATTAATCTTCATGTTATTCTTGATGGAAcggaataaaaatgaaagtgaattggaatgaaagttttaaattaaaataaagagtaaAAATATGCATTCCACCTTATATTACTATTCGTTACACTCATTTTTTCTCACTTTCACGGCAAAAGGAGGACTTCGTattatcatttctttctctctttaactttataatttttattgtccTCTATAAATCTACTTTTAAATAACACCATTTTTAAAATCTGATTTTCtgcattaacaaaaaaaatctgattttcTGTtccaaatatttatttgaagtcaaacagtattttttttattgcaattgTCGAAAATTATTTATCGTGAACGACAGCACAACCACGCTGACTGATTTGTTATCGTGTGTAGTAACATCCTGGAAGAAATACTCTCAATACACCGTACGGCCTTACCTTTGCTGTGTACAagcatttgatatattttttttttatcaacaaatattaattattaattttgttaaacaagCGTTTGATATCTTAACTTGGATAAAAAATACCCTCTGTTTCGGTTAAGAGGAGTTATGTGTGCAATGACTTTGCAGACAATAAATGGGAAGATCCGTAAAGAAAGCATGATCCAGAAAATAGGTTTGTATTATATCCTGTTTATGATTCTATCCCTATATTTCGGTAGACAAaacgaaattaaatttatgcGAAAATGTCTTTTAACttaattacaaaagaaaatgttaaataagaaaaatctctcaATTTACTCTTCAAAAATTAGACATCACCATTTACCACTGCAAGTCTTcaagaaaaaattatccttaatttagcgtttgaaatctttttttatatcacCACTCCAATCTTCTAAAgattttgtttctaaaatctttatacactttttttttatcaccactTTTAATCTTCCATAAGAACCAAAATAGTGCCTTAAATTGTATTTAATATGCTTTACATTCCAAAATCCTAGAAGTTGGTCCAAGTGCTTAACAAGGACAGAATATTCGTACAATACAACACTACTTTTCATACTAGTTAGTGCTTCACTCCAATTAAAATGGTTTATGGAAGAAACCTCCCACCCAGCAAACAATAAGCAATATCACCCTTTAGGTTTCCTTCATTCTTTGTTACTTCTGCTGCTACACTGATATCAGTCTCTGTATTACTAAATAAGGGCAGATCGTATTATTCAGCAAGTCACTGTGTTTAGTGATATTTTTTGTCGTTACACTAGCTAGACACTACAATAAGATCTATCCTCCACTACGCACCTGAAGAGTTGAAATGCCAAAAGAAATTTTCTGAAGGCCGAAGAAATCTTGTGTGAAAGTATTCGTGTTACCAGATCATACTTGTCCAAACACGGAAGTTTGGGGAACACAGATAAGGTACAATATGGACAGACAAGGAATCATGCCAGAGACAAACAGAACATAAGACATTAAAAGTTGCAGCATGCAAAACTTAAAACCTATATTGTACAACTCACAACCCAGAATTCAGGGAAAATAAGCTGATCAAACCAGCTCATACAATGGTCCTATGATTTCAGCAACTTTAATCAAAGACGACCCCACACAATTTTCAACCTCCTCGTGTTCAATACCTGAAAACCAGGTTTCCCTCACTTACCTCCTCCACTCAGCTTGAGTTACCTTCCCTGCAAGATGAATAGACTAGTTTAAGATTATCAATCATGAGAAAACAAAGGCATGCACCAGCATATAGTTGATTCATTTTGGAAATTAGAACTTCACTTCTACCAAGTTAATTACCATGAATAAAAGAAACTGTATTGTTTTGGAATCTGTGATCAAGACACTAAACTATAAACTATAAAGTACCCAAAACTTTCTCGATGACATTTATCCCACTGAAAATTGGATAAGTCACTAGAAACTAACAATTCAGTTTTAAAACTCTTTGATAATTGTAACTTTCTAGGAGAAATCATTATGTGACATATTTTAAAACCACTATATGTAGGAAGGACTATATCATACCATTCCCTGCTTTAGAAGATGGTACTGTTCTGTcacttttgtttccccctttgCCACCTGCCGGAACTGATCTCTGTGGCTTAGGTGAATGCGAACTAATCTGGTTGTTAGTTGAAGATGGCAGAGAATGCCTCCCAGAACCACCAGCAGTGTTGTTTTTCTCAGTCCCATCTTGTCCAAACCTTGGGGACCCTTGTGCCCTCAACTTTGCCTTGGCAGATTCAGTTGCTGCCATATAACTTGGTAATTTTGGACTGTTCTTTATGCCGTCTTCTCCATTCTCCTGCTTTGTCAAATTTGAGATTTTACGGGTAGGTTTCTGGTTTTCATTACCTGTCAGATCACTATGACTCAAATCTCCATTTGTTAATAGGGAGTTTTCATCTTTGAAAATAGTCTCTGGTAGGTTGCCTAGCTTGTTTTTAACTTCGTCATGAGAAGTGTTCCTATCTTTAGTTGGAGTCTCTGACAAGGGCTTTGATTCTACAGACACTTGATAATTGTTTAGAATCTCAGACACTTCCTTGTTGACTGATGGTATTGGAGTGATTTCGACATCAGGCACATTCGAGATGGTTGAAGTTTCTTCCATCTTGATCTTATCATCAGAAGTAATGGTCGCTTGTTCTAAAACAGCGTGACCCGGAATAACTTTCGTCATTTCCAAATGCTGCTTGGGGGTCTCACTTTCAACTTCTGGCTGACCAGCATTCTCAACAACAGGGTTATGAATCTTTCTCAAGCTACGTTTAACCTTTTCAAGCTCACTTTGTGGATTTTCTTGCTCTGGATCTGACACTTGGTATGGTGTTTTCCTGAAATTACGTTTTGGTTTCTCGAATTCAGGATTTGTTTGCTCCAGGGCTGTTTCAAAATTTGCAATAGGAAGCTTCCTGGTAGTGCGTTTTGACTTGGTAATTTGAGCTTCCCCATTTGAAACATTACCCTGCTTTCTCTGAGATTTAGAGTCTCGAATTTTCTTGGGTTGGGGAACTGGTTTCCAAAAGTAAGATGCTGACCAGCGCTCCAACCAACTTAAGACTGAATTTGGATCTCCATTAACATATTGCAGTTGCAGTGCCATTATTGTAATTGATGAAGCAAGAAGCTGAAACAACAAACTAAAATTCTCAAATGCCCAATTCAAGTAAACAGATCAAAACACAAATTTGATAAAAGTGTGCGATCCAGATAATTTGTGCAGCAATATAGGAGAAAAACCCCTTCATTTCCAAGTTCAGATTTAACTGATGTAAATTATGGTCAGACAAGACCAGTATTGCACATAATTACATAAATCCACTTGGAGTAAATTCAAACATGTTCATATTTAAACTAGTAAGGTTTGCAAAACAACAGGTTGTGAAGTAATGTATAATTTACTTTCTGGCTCAGCTTCTTGCTCAAGGAAATGACATTCTTTAACCTTTCTTAACATCAAAATTCATCAttatattgattaagaaaaagaaattatataccacattcttgaaaaataaatgataaattatgtctgtatttgaatttgaaatcctCTGCAGCTGAGAGCAATTAGAAGGGGTGATGTACATTCCATCTCTTTACTACTATCAGGTTGATCCCACTTTCTcatagaaagaaaacaaaagagaacAGAACTCTTCCTCTGTTCTCTCAACCAAGGAATATAAATTctatcttttgaaatgtaagaGTTAGTACCTCAAAATTTATAGTATTGTTCATTCTCCAATGAAATCTAAccaaaatatgtataaaataaacaaataattgtgTCACATGCATGGCATAACTTAAGTTACCTTATGGATGAAAGTATTTGCAGTCAGCTTTGAAATTTTTGTGGAGATACCAACTGGCTCACCAAGTTTTGCATCCTGAAGCACAAAAGCACAACACATTCAGAAGGAAAAATCTTAGAACcaacaataatagaaaaatagggaaaataacagaaaaaggaATTCTTGGTAAACCATTTTTaatttaggaaaaaataatCTCTGAAGTGGTTAAGTCAAAAAGTGGCTATTCATTAACCTCTAGTCAAAGTTTTTAGCATCATTAACCAGTTGCAAAGATATTATACAGGCAGAATAATCCCTCTTCTCTCCCTACATGATTCACTGATTCAGTCATAAATTTGGTGCTATCTAACAATACCTGGTTGATGCACTACCCACCAACCAAAAGAAACTCATTGGAAATTTCACATCTTATTCAATAAACTACACATTATTCACATGTACCAACATTTCATCTGGCATAATAAGTggcaaaaaaattgaagaacacAATCCTTAACTAGTTCTCATTACAATAAAAAGTGATGGATGATAAGTGGCCACCCTAAATTTAGTAATAGTTAATTCAAAATATACCCCATTTATTGCCTACTCACTCCTCATTTTGAAGATCCTACCTGTTCAGCCAAAATGTTCACATTTAATAGGGCCATTTTGTTCTAATTTGACCAAGATAGTCAGGTATATCATAAACCCACACAATAAGAAAAATGCCATGAACAATCAAGTAAGACGACAAATCATTGATAATTTACAGATTCTTAGAAAACAGTACCAGAGGCTTAAATAGATTGCACTTCTCATGGAAGTCATTAGACTGTCTAATCCTTCCTCCACGGACAAGTGCTTGTAACTTTACAATTCCATACATGCAGCATAATGTAACAACGGCTTGTTTCCTAACCAAGTGCCCACGAATAAGTGCTTGCAACCTTATTATGCCTTTCAGGGCCCTAAATGCCCTTCGTGCCTTCACAAGAGATGCTTCCATTAGTCAATATCAAATATTACAATTTTCATTTACTAATACAATCAAAACCCACAAAGATAATTCTAATTTGCTTAAAAAGGTTCATCTTACAACTCTTACGAGAAAATATTCACAGAGTATCAGGACAGTAGTAAAGAAATTAAGATTGCaatttatttctcaatgaaATATAATTTCTGCCAAAACAGTCTCATGACAATGGAAGCAGGGATGAGTTGATATCTGACAGGAAAATATCTGAGAATTAATTTCAACATTAAGAAAACTCttggattatttttatttttaaaagacaaGAAGTTATTTGCC encodes the following:
- the IQD12 gene encoding protein IQ-DOMAIN 12 isoform X2: MGKSPGKWIKTVLFGKKSSKSNISKGREKFVNKKEAVVSSNELENGLSLDPTPDEIATNEEDHELENEESENILPDNQERDIIGSVDPDAPPDPEKIRLEQAASKAQAAFRGYLDAKLGEPVGISTKISKLTANTFIHKLLASSITIMALQLQYVNGDPNSVLSWLERWSASYFWKPVPQPKKIRDSKSQRKQGNVSNGEAQITKSKRTTRKLPIANFETALEQTNPEFEKPKRNFRKTPYQVSDPEQENPQSELEKVKRSLRKIHNPVVENAGQPEVESETPKQHLEMTKVIPGHAVLEQATITSDDKIKMEETSTISNVPDVEITPIPSVNKEVSEILNNYQVSVESKPLSETPTKDRNTSHDEVKNKLGNLPETIFKDENSLLTNGDLSHSDLTGNENQKPTRKISNLTKQENGEDGIKNSPKLPSYMAATESAKAKLRAQGSPRFGQDGTEKNNTAGGSGRHSLPSSTNNQISSHSPKPQRSVPAGGKGGNKSDRTVPSSKAGNGKVTQAEWRR
- the IQD12 gene encoding protein IQ-DOMAIN 12 isoform X1: MGKSPGKWIKTVLFGKKSSKSNISKGREKFVNKKEAVVSSNELENGLSLDPTPDEIATNEEDHELENEESENILPDNQERDIIGSVDPDAPPDPEKIRLEQAASKAQAAFRGYLARRAFRALKGIIRLQALIRGHLVRKQAVVTLCCMYGIVKLQALVRGGRIRQSNDFHEKCNLFKPLDAKLGEPVGISTKISKLTANTFIHKLLASSITIMALQLQYVNGDPNSVLSWLERWSASYFWKPVPQPKKIRDSKSQRKQGNVSNGEAQITKSKRTTRKLPIANFETALEQTNPEFEKPKRNFRKTPYQVSDPEQENPQSELEKVKRSLRKIHNPVVENAGQPEVESETPKQHLEMTKVIPGHAVLEQATITSDDKIKMEETSTISNVPDVEITPIPSVNKEVSEILNNYQVSVESKPLSETPTKDRNTSHDEVKNKLGNLPETIFKDENSLLTNGDLSHSDLTGNENQKPTRKISNLTKQENGEDGIKNSPKLPSYMAATESAKAKLRAQGSPRFGQDGTEKNNTAGGSGRHSLPSSTNNQISSHSPKPQRSVPAGGKGGNKSDRTVPSSKAGNGKVTQAEWRR